The following proteins come from a genomic window of Sphingobium cloacae:
- a CDS encoding RelA/SpoT family protein — protein MLRQYELVERVKSYDPEADEAMLNRAYVFSVQKHGSQKRASGDPYFSHPIEVAGILTDFHLDDQTIVTALLHDTIEDTLVTYEEIEQAFGKDVARMVDGVTKLSKIEAMSENERAAENLRKFLLAMSDDIRVLLVKLADRLHNMRTLHFIKNEQKRRRIARETMDIYAPLAERIGMYDFMREMQLLAFRELEPEAYDSITKRLEHLKEGGHGKVDRIGAELQLLLGSHDLPVTVSGREKHPYSIWKKMQERHISFEQLTDVMAFRVITETTEDCYRALGVIHQTYKMVPGRFKDYISTPKRNGYRSIHTTVIHQDNARIEVQIRSRDMHHDAELGLAAHWAYKQKGDANDHHAAWLRDLVEILEQSQDADELLEHTRMAMYQDRIFAFSPKGELHQLPKGSTPVDFAYAVHTTLGDQTVGAKVNGRVVPLRTQLENGDQVEILKSEGQQPQPGWLTFAITGKARSAIRRFIRHKQRGEEIALGEKLYEEIVGRFPLELASELGDKALTAALKRLKLEDRAALMIAIATHRLRDREVMEALIPGSTDAEGMEEAHPRQHEPVSIRGLTPGIAYNLGDCCHPVPGDRIVGVRRTGEPIEVHTIDCRSLEAGQDDDWIDLSWDSKSKGGTARLSVIVKNQPGALAAVTNVFGATKANILNLQLVNREGPFHTDIIDLEVADAQHLNRILSALRALDAVVQADRV, from the coding sequence ATGCTACGTCAATATGAACTTGTCGAACGGGTAAAGAGCTACGATCCGGAAGCGGACGAAGCGATGCTCAACCGCGCCTATGTCTTTTCCGTCCAGAAACATGGCAGCCAGAAACGCGCCAGCGGCGACCCCTATTTCAGCCATCCGATCGAAGTCGCGGGCATATTGACCGACTTCCATCTGGACGACCAGACCATCGTGACGGCGCTGCTGCACGACACCATAGAGGACACGCTGGTCACCTATGAGGAGATCGAGCAGGCGTTCGGCAAGGATGTCGCGCGCATGGTCGACGGCGTGACCAAGCTCAGCAAGATCGAGGCGATGAGCGAGAATGAGCGGGCGGCGGAAAATCTGCGCAAGTTCCTGCTCGCCATGTCGGACGACATCCGGGTGCTGCTGGTGAAGCTCGCCGACCGTCTGCACAATATGCGCACGCTCCACTTCATCAAGAATGAACAGAAGCGCCGCCGCATCGCGCGCGAGACGATGGACATCTACGCCCCGCTGGCCGAGCGGATCGGCATGTACGACTTCATGCGCGAGATGCAGCTGCTCGCCTTCCGCGAACTGGAGCCGGAAGCCTATGACAGCATCACCAAACGGCTGGAGCATCTGAAGGAAGGCGGCCATGGCAAGGTCGACCGGATCGGCGCGGAGCTGCAATTGCTGCTGGGCAGCCACGACCTGCCCGTCACGGTTTCGGGGCGGGAGAAGCATCCCTATTCCATCTGGAAGAAGATGCAGGAACGGCACATCAGCTTCGAGCAGCTGACCGACGTCATGGCCTTCCGTGTCATCACCGAGACGACGGAGGATTGCTACAGGGCGCTCGGCGTGATCCACCAGACCTACAAGATGGTGCCGGGCCGGTTCAAGGATTACATCTCCACCCCCAAGCGCAACGGATACCGGTCGATCCACACGACCGTCATCCATCAGGACAATGCCCGGATCGAGGTGCAGATCCGCAGCCGCGACATGCATCATGACGCCGAACTGGGCCTCGCGGCGCACTGGGCCTACAAGCAGAAGGGCGACGCGAACGACCATCATGCCGCATGGCTGCGCGATCTGGTCGAAATCCTGGAGCAGAGCCAGGACGCGGACGAACTGCTCGAACATACCCGCATGGCGATGTATCAGGACCGCATCTTCGCCTTCTCCCCCAAGGGCGAACTGCACCAGTTGCCCAAGGGGTCGACGCCGGTCGACTTCGCCTATGCGGTGCACACCACGCTGGGCGACCAGACGGTCGGCGCGAAGGTCAATGGGCGGGTGGTGCCGCTGCGCACGCAACTGGAAAATGGCGATCAGGTCGAAATCCTGAAATCCGAAGGGCAGCAGCCGCAGCCGGGCTGGCTGACCTTCGCCATCACCGGCAAGGCGCGCTCGGCCATCCGCCGCTTCATCCGGCACAAGCAGCGGGGCGAGGAAATCGCGCTGGGCGAGAAGCTCTATGAAGAGATTGTCGGCCGCTTCCCCCTCGAACTGGCGAGCGAGCTGGGCGACAAGGCGCTGACGGCGGCATTGAAGCGCCTCAAGCTGGAGGATCGCGCGGCATTGATGATCGCCATCGCCACGCACCGCCTGCGCGACCGGGAAGTGATGGAGGCGCTGATCCCCGGATCGACCGACGCGGAAGGCATGGAGGAAGCCCATCCGCGCCAGCATGAACCGGTGTCGATCCGTGGCCTGACGCCCGGCATCGCCTATAATCTGGGCGATTGCTGCCATCCGGTTCCGGGCGACCGCATCGTCGGCGTGCGCCGCACGGGCGAACCGATCGAGGTGCATACCATCGACTGCCGCTCGCTGGAGGCGGGGCAGGACGACGACTGGATCGACCTGTCCTGGGACAGCAAGTCGAAGGGCGGGACAGCGCGGCTTTCCGTCATCGTCAAGAACCAGCCGGGCGCGCTGGCCGCCGTCACCAATGTGTTCGGCGCGACCAAGGCGAACATCCTCAACCTCCAGCTGGTGAACCGCGAAGGGCCGTTCCACACCGACATCATCGACCTGGAGGTGGCGGACGCGCAGCATCTCAACCGCATCCTCTCGGCGCTGCGGGCGCTGGATGCGGTGGTGCAGGCGGATCGGGTGTAG
- a CDS encoding nucleoside deaminase: MPSPFPLPDPMRRALDLAHAAQRAGEVPIGAVVTLDGRIVGEGENRNRRDHDPTAHAEMVAIREAARRIGDFRLTGCDLWVTLEPCPMCAGAISHARIARLYYAVSDPKGGAVEQGPRLFAQPQCLHRPEVYGGLAEAEASALLRGFFAARR, translated from the coding sequence ATGCCGTCGCCCTTTCCCCTGCCCGATCCGATGCGCCGCGCGCTCGACCTGGCCCATGCGGCGCAGCGGGCGGGCGAGGTGCCGATCGGCGCGGTCGTGACTCTGGACGGGCGGATCGTCGGCGAGGGGGAGAATCGCAACCGGCGCGATCATGATCCTACCGCTCATGCGGAGATGGTGGCGATCCGGGAGGCGGCGCGGCGGATCGGGGACTTCCGGCTGACGGGGTGCGATCTGTGGGTGACGCTGGAGCCTTGCCCGATGTGCGCGGGGGCGATTTCCCATGCGCGGATCGCGCGGCTTTATTATGCCGTATCGGACCCCAAGGGCGGCGCGGTGGAACAGGGGCCGCGCCTCTTCGCCCAGCCGCAATGCCTGCACCGGCCCGAAGTCTATGGCGGGCTGGCGGAGGCGGAGGCTTCAGCGTTGTTGCGCGGCTTTTTCGCGGCCCGGCGCTGA
- a CDS encoding LytR/AlgR family response regulator transcription factor gives MTIRTILVDDESLAIQGLKLRLEAHEDVEIVETCSNGREAIRAIKTHKPDLVFLDIQMPGFDGFSVVQGMMEVEPPLFIFVTAYSDHAIRAFEAQAVDYLMKPVEEGRLADALDRVRQRLSEKRQVQEVEKLREVLAEVAPEAMSDLSSDEDAPASNRFEKLINIKDRGQIFRVDVDSIERIDAAGDYMCIYTADNSLILRETMKDLEKRLDPRNFQRVHRSTIVNLSQVRQVKPHTNGECFLVLESGAQVKVSRSYRDVVARFVH, from the coding sequence ATGACCATCAGAACGATCCTCGTCGACGACGAAAGCCTGGCTATTCAGGGCCTCAAGCTCCGTCTGGAAGCGCATGAGGATGTTGAAATCGTCGAAACCTGCTCCAATGGCCGCGAAGCCATTCGCGCCATCAAGACGCACAAACCCGACCTTGTGTTCCTCGATATCCAGATGCCCGGATTTGACGGCTTTTCCGTCGTGCAGGGCATGATGGAAGTCGAACCGCCGCTCTTCATCTTCGTCACGGCCTATAGCGACCATGCGATCCGCGCGTTCGAGGCGCAGGCGGTCGATTATCTCATGAAGCCGGTGGAGGAGGGCCGCCTGGCCGACGCGCTCGACCGCGTGCGCCAGCGCCTCTCCGAAAAGAGGCAGGTGCAGGAAGTGGAAAAGCTGCGCGAGGTGTTGGCCGAAGTCGCCCCCGAAGCGATGAGCGACCTTTCCAGCGATGAGGATGCGCCCGCGTCCAACCGTTTCGAAAAGCTCATCAACATCAAGGATCGCGGCCAGATTTTCCGCGTCGACGTGGATTCGATCGAGCGGATCGACGCGGCGGGCGACTATATGTGCATCTACACCGCCGACAATTCGCTGATCCTGCGCGAGACGATGAAGGACCTCGAAAAGCGCCTCGACCCCCGCAACTTCCAGCGCGTCCACCGCTCCACCATCGTCAACCTGTCGCAGGTCCGGCAGGTGAAGCCCCACACCAACGGCGAATGTTTCCTCGTGCTGGAATCGGGCGCGCAGGTGAAGGTCAGCCGCTCCTACCGCGACGTGGTGGCCCGCTTCGTCCATTAA
- a CDS encoding GNAT family N-acetyltransferase, translating into MARSSSMAALAADPHIVATWIRGWTMARGTPPPIADHGGFRVDVGWPEQRVRYVFPGISSAMKDLAAKITEPWILVKACATPAAMRAALPARWSIQPPGFMMICRDVMTGTRAMPDGYMVNVTRPSPVAVVEILAPDGTLAAIGRVVQVDAFAIYDRIETHGAHRRRGLGRAVMKSLESIAWQNGAKQGLLVATAEGRKLYEALGWEVHALYTTAAIPPPT; encoded by the coding sequence GTGGCACGAAGTTCGAGCATGGCGGCGTTGGCGGCTGATCCGCATATCGTCGCAACGTGGATCAGGGGTTGGACCATGGCGCGCGGCACCCCGCCACCCATCGCGGATCATGGCGGATTCCGGGTTGATGTCGGTTGGCCGGAGCAGCGGGTCCGCTACGTCTTTCCCGGCATATCATCCGCCATGAAGGATCTGGCGGCGAAGATCACCGAACCGTGGATATTGGTGAAAGCCTGCGCGACGCCAGCCGCGATGCGTGCCGCGCTACCCGCCCGATGGTCGATACAGCCGCCGGGTTTCATGATGATCTGCCGCGACGTGATGACCGGGACGCGGGCGATGCCCGACGGCTATATGGTCAACGTGACAAGGCCATCCCCCGTCGCAGTGGTCGAGATACTGGCTCCGGACGGAACACTGGCGGCGATCGGGCGCGTGGTTCAGGTGGATGCGTTCGCCATCTATGATCGGATCGAAACCCACGGCGCGCACAGGCGGCGCGGCCTCGGCCGCGCCGTCATGAAGAGTCTGGAATCGATCGCATGGCAAAATGGCGCAAAGCAGGGATTGCTGGTCGCCACGGCTGAGGGTCGCAAGCTCTACGAAGCCCTGGGCTGGGAAGTGCATGCCCTTTACACCACGGCCGCCATTCCGCCGCCCACCTGA
- a CDS encoding sensor histidine kinase, which produces MSPPRIQPQPFFADKNRAFWNLQSLGWAGAFLLRGSSTIANGQPLSSLIPVLISTISGYSVTLLIAVIFRFLLKQRPVVTWGVSIVTVLAAAGLVAFIDAWVFSTQNRASETAGVQLFLGAFYLSVTLLGAWSALYYAINFYLTVEEQADQLLHLENQASSAQLAMLRYQLNPHFLFNTLNSISTLVLLKQTDRANAMLSRLSSFLRYTLINEPTAQVTLEQEVETLKLYLEIEKMRFEDRLRPVFNIDPAVAQSRLPSLLLQPLVENAIKYAVTPKEEGAEISVTAQPAGENVRIVVSDSGPGLNDGAMRPNNPVSAGTGVGLANIRDRLIQAFGERQSFETRSTPGGFSVIIEMPLNLDEPSKVAA; this is translated from the coding sequence ATGTCACCGCCCCGTATCCAGCCGCAACCCTTTTTCGCGGACAAGAATCGCGCTTTCTGGAACCTCCAGTCTCTCGGCTGGGCAGGGGCCTTCCTGTTGCGCGGTTCCTCCACCATCGCCAACGGCCAGCCGCTGTCCAGCCTGATCCCGGTGCTGATCTCCACCATCAGCGGCTATTCGGTGACGCTGCTGATCGCGGTGATCTTCCGTTTCCTGCTGAAGCAAAGGCCGGTCGTCACCTGGGGCGTCTCGATTGTCACGGTGCTGGCGGCGGCGGGGCTGGTGGCCTTCATCGACGCATGGGTCTTCTCCACCCAGAACCGGGCGAGCGAAACGGCGGGGGTCCAGCTTTTCCTGGGTGCCTTCTACCTCAGCGTCACGCTGCTCGGCGCCTGGTCGGCGCTCTATTACGCGATCAACTTCTACCTGACCGTCGAGGAACAGGCCGACCAGCTTCTCCATCTGGAAAATCAGGCGTCCAGCGCGCAACTGGCGATGCTGCGCTATCAGCTCAATCCCCATTTCCTGTTCAATACGCTGAACAGCATCTCGACGCTGGTGCTGCTGAAACAGACCGACCGCGCCAATGCGATGCTCTCGCGCCTGTCTTCCTTCCTGCGCTACACCCTCATCAACGAACCCACCGCGCAGGTGACGCTGGAGCAGGAGGTGGAGACGCTCAAACTCTATCTGGAGATAGAGAAGATGCGGTTCGAGGACCGGCTGCGCCCCGTCTTCAACATCGACCCGGCCGTCGCCCAGTCGCGCCTGCCTTCGCTGCTGCTGCAACCGCTGGTCGAAAATGCGATCAAATATGCGGTGACGCCCAAGGAGGAGGGGGCGGAAATCTCTGTCACGGCGCAGCCTGCCGGTGAAAATGTCCGGATCGTCGTATCGGACAGCGGGCCGGGATTGAATGACGGGGCCATGCGCCCGAACAATCCGGTCAGCGCGGGAACGGGCGTCGGGCTGGCGAACATCCGCGACCGCCTTATTCAGGCGTTCGGGGAACGACAGAGCTTCGAAACGCGTTCCACGCCAGGCGGTTTTTCGGTCATCATCGAAATGCCGCTTAATCTGGATGAACCATCGAAAGTGGCCGCATGA
- a CDS encoding helix-turn-helix domain-containing protein: protein MAKDRPVYMGPRLRRLRRELGLTQADMAADLEISASYVALLERNQRPLTADMLLRLARTYRLDMSELAGDGGAEQTARLQAVLKDPMFADIDLPALATQDVAVNYPGMTEALLRLHTAYREEQLALADKGAGTRHEEAADTPDPVAESRRFVAARRNSFPLLDDAGEALAAEIEGAGGLHGWLKAKHGLRVRRLPSDVMAGSMRRLDRHRDAVLIDDALDGASTSFQLALQIAYLEMRTAFDTLLKEGQFASESGRRLTRRALASYGAAAILMPYTAFAKAVEARRYDVEALARQFGASFEQTAHRLTTLQKPGQERVPFFFIRVDPAGNVSKRLDGAGFPFARHGGSCPLWSVHRVFETPREVVTQWLELPDGERFFSIARSVRAGGGGWGAPRVDRAIALCCAAEHAYRLIYTQDTAPSEPTPIGVTCRLCHRSRCMARSAPPIGREVMPDDFRQTHAPFGFADG, encoded by the coding sequence ATGGCGAAGGATCGGCCGGTTTATATGGGGCCGCGGCTGCGGAGGCTGCGGCGGGAGCTGGGGCTGACGCAGGCGGACATGGCGGCGGACCTGGAGATTTCCGCTTCCTATGTCGCGCTGCTGGAGCGGAACCAGAGGCCGTTGACCGCCGACATGCTGCTGCGGCTGGCGCGGACCTATCGGCTGGACATGAGCGAACTGGCGGGGGACGGCGGGGCGGAGCAGACGGCGCGGTTGCAGGCGGTGCTGAAAGACCCGATGTTCGCGGACATCGACCTGCCCGCGCTCGCGACGCAGGATGTCGCGGTCAACTATCCCGGCATGACCGAGGCGCTGCTGCGGCTGCATACCGCCTATCGCGAGGAGCAACTGGCGCTGGCCGACAAGGGTGCTGGCACAAGACATGAGGAAGCGGCGGACACGCCCGATCCGGTGGCGGAATCGCGGCGCTTCGTGGCGGCGCGGCGGAACAGCTTCCCGCTGCTGGACGATGCGGGAGAGGCTCTGGCGGCGGAGATCGAGGGCGCGGGCGGGCTGCATGGATGGCTCAAGGCGAAGCATGGCCTGCGGGTGCGGCGGCTGCCTTCGGACGTGATGGCCGGATCGATGCGGCGGCTGGACCGGCATCGCGACGCGGTGCTGATCGACGATGCGCTGGACGGGGCCAGCACCAGCTTCCAGTTGGCGCTCCAGATTGCCTATCTGGAGATGCGCACAGCCTTCGACACGCTGCTGAAGGAAGGGCAGTTCGCCAGCGAGAGCGGGCGGCGGCTGACGCGGCGGGCGCTGGCAAGCTATGGCGCGGCGGCGATCCTGATGCCCTATACGGCCTTCGCCAAGGCGGTGGAGGCGCGGCGCTACGATGTGGAGGCGCTGGCGCGGCAGTTCGGCGCGAGCTTCGAGCAGACGGCGCACCGGCTGACCACTTTGCAGAAGCCGGGGCAGGAACGCGTGCCCTTCTTCTTCATCCGGGTCGATCCGGCGGGCAATGTCAGCAAGCGGCTGGACGGCGCGGGCTTTCCCTTCGCGCGCCATGGCGGGTCATGCCCGCTCTGGTCGGTGCATCGCGTGTTCGAGACGCCGCGCGAGGTGGTGACGCAATGGCTGGAACTGCCCGATGGCGAACGCTTCTTCTCCATCGCGCGGTCGGTGCGGGCGGGCGGCGGCGGATGGGGCGCGCCCCGCGTCGACCGGGCGATTGCGCTATGCTGCGCGGCGGAACATGCCTATCGGCTGATCTACACGCAGGACACCGCCCCTTCCGAGCCGACGCCGATCGGGGTGACATGCCGCCTGTGCCATCGCAGCCGGTGCATGGCGCGTTCCGCCCCGCCGATCGGGCGCGAGGTGATGCCGGACGATTTTAGGCAGACCCATGCGCCGTTCGGGTTCGCGGATGGGTGA
- a CDS encoding GtrA family protein, protein MKIIQRLSAERQALFWQIVRYGVTGLFVTACQAAIYWVLAAIAGLHVQVANGIGYLAAVLIGYVSHNAFTFRGHGGRDGHGARGARFVAVSLVSYALNALWVWLCVTHMAWPEWSPIPAMLFVTPAVVFLLNRQWVFR, encoded by the coding sequence ATGAAAATCATCCAGCGATTGTCGGCGGAGCGGCAGGCCCTTTTCTGGCAGATCGTCCGCTATGGGGTGACGGGGCTGTTCGTCACGGCCTGCCAGGCGGCGATCTACTGGGTGCTGGCGGCGATCGCGGGGCTGCATGTGCAGGTCGCCAACGGGATCGGCTACCTCGCGGCGGTGCTGATCGGCTATGTGTCGCACAACGCCTTCACCTTTCGCGGCCATGGCGGGCGGGACGGCCATGGCGCACGCGGGGCGCGCTTCGTCGCGGTGTCGCTGGTGAGCTATGCGCTCAATGCCTTGTGGGTGTGGCTGTGCGTCACGCATATGGCATGGCCGGAATGGTCGCCCATCCCGGCCATGCTCTTCGTGACACCTGCGGTGGTGTTCCTGCTCAACCGGCAATGGGTTTTCCGGTAA
- the rpmB gene encoding 50S ribosomal protein L28, whose translation MSRICELTGKGRQVGHNVSHANNKTKRVFLPNLQNVTLISEALEKGVKLRVSTHGLRSVEHNGGLDNWLLKTSDEKLSLKAQRLKRDIAKKKAAVAA comes from the coding sequence ATGTCGCGCATTTGCGAGCTGACCGGCAAGGGCCGCCAGGTGGGTCACAATGTTTCCCACGCCAACAACAAGACGAAGCGTGTGTTCCTGCCCAACCTGCAGAATGTCACGCTGATCTCCGAAGCCCTGGAAAAGGGCGTGAAGCTGCGCGTGTCGACCCACGGCCTGCGTTCGGTGGAGCATAATGGCGGCCTCGACAACTGGCTGCTCAAGACCAGCGACGAGAAGCTGTCGCTCAAGGCCCAGCGCCTGAAGCGCGACATCGCCAAGAAGAAGGCTGCCGTCGCAGCCTGA